The following proteins come from a genomic window of Limnohabitans sp. 103DPR2:
- a CDS encoding DUF1501 domain-containing protein has translation MINRRDFLAHAGAVSLAGIASTLATVKNVQAADYKALVVVFLSGGYDGNNVLVPLDGAYNDYAKARPSLALPKDSFVSLSGSHIGHKFGLSPANRAFADLFEQKRVAVIANAGALVQPTTMAQLKNNSVKLPPFLGSHAEQEQWVQGWMGEEDTSGWGGRTMDAMTSDMKNFQPLVAMARDYTAVVGRSTSLSLANSGSGARWGMADLADPTSVARQRVEWASRLQSGNVYDTEFSRSLRSAYSDTVLFAQGQSYGAEPAGNFADVQIGRDLRYLARNLAFAKQSGARRQIYLVQDGGYDTHTDQLSTNMNNPGLETRIGDVTNSLVAFDKSIQAYGMNNDVITVVMSEFGRTLDPAAGGGSDHAWGNHWFAMGGPIKGGVVYGNTFPTLQTGGVDDASLWQPYRGQWLPQFSSDQFMADLVGWLGLTPAQALAVMPNLANFAQRTIGFV, from the coding sequence ATGATCAATCGCAGAGATTTCCTAGCGCATGCAGGTGCTGTATCACTGGCAGGTATTGCCTCGACTTTGGCCACTGTCAAGAATGTCCAAGCTGCTGATTACAAAGCTTTGGTGGTGGTTTTTTTGTCAGGCGGATACGACGGTAACAATGTCTTGGTTCCGCTGGACGGTGCCTACAACGACTATGCCAAAGCGCGGCCTTCGTTGGCATTGCCCAAAGACAGCTTTGTGAGCTTGTCGGGTTCGCACATTGGCCACAAATTTGGGCTGTCGCCAGCCAACCGAGCCTTTGCCGATTTGTTTGAGCAAAAGCGCGTAGCCGTGATCGCCAATGCTGGTGCATTGGTGCAACCTACCACCATGGCACAACTGAAAAACAACAGCGTCAAGTTGCCTCCTTTTTTAGGTTCTCATGCAGAACAGGAGCAATGGGTACAAGGCTGGATGGGTGAAGAAGACACCAGTGGTTGGGGTGGCCGCACCATGGACGCCATGACCAGCGACATGAAAAACTTTCAGCCCTTGGTGGCCATGGCACGCGATTACACGGCAGTGGTTGGTCGAAGCACTTCCTTGAGTTTGGCCAACAGTGGCAGTGGTGCTCGTTGGGGTATGGCAGATCTTGCAGATCCAACAAGCGTTGCGCGTCAAAGGGTGGAGTGGGCCAGTCGCTTGCAGTCTGGCAATGTTTACGACACCGAGTTTTCTAGAAGCCTTCGCTCAGCATACTCGGACACAGTGCTGTTTGCGCAGGGGCAAAGTTATGGGGCCGAGCCAGCCGGTAATTTCGCAGACGTGCAAATTGGTCGCGATTTACGTTACTTGGCACGCAACTTAGCCTTTGCCAAACAGTCAGGTGCACGCCGACAAATTTACTTGGTGCAAGACGGAGGGTATGACACCCACACCGACCAACTGTCCACGAACATGAACAACCCTGGTTTGGAAACTCGCATAGGCGATGTCACCAATAGCCTGGTAGCCTTCGATAAATCCATTCAAGCCTATGGCATGAACAACGATGTCATCACCGTGGTGATGAGTGAGTTTGGAAGAACGCTGGATCCTGCTGCCGGTGGTGGCTCTGATCACGCTTGGGGTAATCATTGGTTTGCAATGGGTGGCCCCATCAAAGGCGGTGTGGTCTATGGCAATACCTTCCCGACTTTGCAAACAGGAGGTGTCGACGATGCTTCTCTGTGGCAGCCCTATCGGGGCCAATGGCTACCACAATTCTCATCAGATCAATTCATGGCCGACTTGGTTGGGTGGTTGGGTTTAACGCCTGCTCAAGCCTTGGCGGTAATGCCCAACTTGGCCAATTTTGCGCAACGAACCATTGGTTTTGTTTAA
- a CDS encoding DUF1800 domain-containing protein translates to MKLKLSWLCTGMALFLAGCGGQDVAGTANLSGQVSAVSAPTAVTHYAASRFLEQAAMGPSPASVAQVKAQGMQTWIASQMSMTPTKILTPVSMQNYDDQLDKPAGDRMRDFYYLNLFNTLIGGEDQLRIKTMWTLSNFLVISTRKVAEFGALEFFNMLQTNAFGQYGDLLKSLSRNPAMGSYLDNGQNTKWQLNENYGRELMQLFSVGLVQLNLDGTPKRDASGKILETYSQKDVIEITRALTGWNFVPNPTNLNTNRNWANYDKPMIGDTNRHDTGSKTFLGKTIPAGQSIEKDLDSLVEILVTHPNTAPFVSLRLIQGMTTSDPSPAYLQRVATVFRDTNGNLGKVITAILMDPEARTGDVYGKSPANFGRIKDPLLIYTSGFRGLGCKVAVRETNRPNQVISSRNQTPFNAYSVFNFYPPNHRTQGTNVLAPEQKMLNSMEFSSRMSFFNWAFQNETTLNEAGCDVATFKAAQAVSDEKLVDLMSERYFRGALSASVGKSFIDAHKNYWNRNQGLSLMGSMLDMAAVTPAFGVSK, encoded by the coding sequence ATGAAATTGAAGTTATCTTGGCTGTGCACCGGCATGGCATTGTTCTTGGCAGGTTGTGGCGGGCAAGATGTAGCGGGTACAGCCAATTTGTCGGGACAAGTTAGTGCAGTGAGCGCACCTACTGCAGTGACGCACTATGCGGCTTCGCGCTTTTTGGAGCAGGCAGCCATGGGGCCATCGCCTGCATCGGTGGCGCAGGTCAAGGCGCAGGGTATGCAGACATGGATTGCTTCACAAATGAGCATGACACCTACCAAGATTCTGACGCCTGTCAGCATGCAGAACTACGACGATCAACTGGACAAGCCTGCTGGCGACCGCATGCGTGATTTTTATTACCTCAATTTGTTCAATACCTTGATTGGGGGTGAGGATCAATTGCGCATCAAGACGATGTGGACACTCTCTAATTTTTTGGTGATCTCAACCCGCAAAGTTGCTGAGTTTGGCGCGCTGGAGTTCTTCAACATGCTACAGACCAACGCGTTTGGTCAGTATGGTGATTTGTTGAAAAGTTTAAGTCGAAACCCCGCCATGGGAAGTTACTTGGACAACGGTCAAAACACAAAGTGGCAACTCAATGAAAACTATGGTCGAGAACTGATGCAGTTGTTTTCGGTGGGCTTGGTTCAATTGAATTTGGATGGAACCCCAAAGCGTGACGCAAGTGGAAAGATACTTGAAACCTATTCTCAGAAAGATGTGATTGAAATCACCCGTGCATTGACGGGCTGGAACTTTGTGCCCAATCCCACCAATCTCAACACCAACCGCAATTGGGCAAACTACGACAAGCCGATGATCGGTGACACCAACAGGCACGATACGGGCAGTAAAACTTTTTTGGGTAAAACTATTCCAGCGGGCCAATCTATTGAAAAAGATTTGGACAGTCTTGTTGAAATTTTGGTAACTCATCCAAATACAGCCCCATTTGTTTCTTTGCGTCTGATACAGGGGATGACCACCAGCGATCCATCGCCGGCCTATTTGCAACGGGTGGCTACTGTGTTCAGAGACACCAATGGCAACCTTGGAAAGGTGATCACTGCTATTTTGATGGACCCAGAAGCTAGGACGGGTGATGTGTATGGCAAGTCGCCCGCAAACTTTGGACGCATCAAAGATCCGCTGCTGATTTACACATCGGGCTTCAGGGGCTTGGGATGCAAAGTGGCTGTGCGAGAAACCAATCGTCCTAATCAGGTTATTTCAAGTCGCAATCAAACGCCTTTCAATGCGTATTCAGTGTTCAATTTTTACCCGCCAAATCACCGAACACAGGGCACCAATGTTTTGGCGCCTGAACAAAAGATGTTGAACTCTATGGAATTTTCAAGTCGCATGAGTTTCTTCAATTGGGCATTTCAAAATGAAACAACTTTGAATGAAGCTGGTTGTGATGTTGCAACATTCAAGGCTGCGCAGGCTGTGTCTGATGAAAAGTTGGTGGATTTGATGAGCGAGCGTTATTTCCGTGGTGCTTTATCGGCCAGTGTGGGCAAGAGCTTCATCGATGCACACAAGAATTACTGGAATCGAAATCAAGGTTTGTCGCTCATGGGTTCGATGTTGGACATGGCTGCAGTGACCCCCGCTTTTGGAGTTTCAAAATGA
- a CDS encoding TolC family outer membrane protein produces the protein MKLHLFFAKSALACALSCAALASWAQSNVMDLKQVYEAALMQDSVIRASRAAADSGRERLPQARAGLLPQVSASAGRNSNDLNTTAPNILGTPVTTNDKYFSDNRTVQLRQPLMNMQRWLQFQQAKSVVEEAEANLDRDLQNLVVRVAGAYFETLMADEQLELVQAQIKTYTALVDAAQKGLAAGSGTRTDVDDAKARLDMAKAQELEARQNQELTRRQLETLINQPVTQIAKLNVAALQLSMPEPANLDDWTRKAEEASPEIKVMQARLDAARREVSKAQAGHLPTLDAVAQWSNSGSENITRVNSRYENKTIGLQLNIPLYSGGYVNSTIRQAVAEQTRAEETLEALRRDLGVRVHKEYRGVTEGILRVRALEQAARSAEQMMKSTQMSLKAGSRTQLDVLNAQQQYTLALRDLAQARMVFLLSKVRLASLVGDDALTSVEQVNASLAGN, from the coding sequence ATGAAATTGCACTTGTTTTTTGCAAAGTCGGCGCTCGCATGCGCGCTGTCTTGCGCGGCACTGGCCTCTTGGGCGCAGTCCAATGTGATGGATTTAAAGCAGGTTTACGAAGCTGCTTTGATGCAAGACTCTGTCATTCGCGCCTCTCGCGCTGCGGCCGATTCTGGCCGTGAGCGTTTGCCTCAAGCCCGTGCGGGTTTGTTGCCACAGGTTTCTGCCAGTGCGGGTCGCAACAGCAACGACCTTAACACCACGGCACCCAATATTTTGGGCACGCCAGTAACCACCAACGACAAATACTTCAGTGACAACCGCACGGTGCAATTGCGCCAACCGCTGATGAACATGCAACGCTGGTTGCAGTTTCAACAAGCCAAATCGGTGGTGGAAGAAGCCGAAGCCAACCTCGACCGCGATTTGCAAAACCTGGTGGTGCGTGTGGCCGGGGCTTACTTTGAAACCCTGATGGCCGACGAGCAGTTGGAGCTGGTGCAAGCGCAAATCAAAACCTACACGGCTTTGGTCGACGCTGCACAAAAAGGCTTGGCTGCAGGTTCAGGCACTCGCACCGACGTGGACGATGCCAAGGCCCGTTTGGACATGGCCAAAGCGCAAGAATTGGAAGCGCGCCAAAACCAAGAGCTGACACGCCGTCAATTGGAAACCTTGATCAATCAGCCCGTGACTCAAATTGCCAAACTGAATGTGGCAGCCCTTCAATTGAGCATGCCCGAGCCGGCCAACTTGGATGACTGGACCCGCAAAGCCGAAGAAGCCAGCCCTGAAATCAAAGTCATGCAAGCTCGCTTAGACGCGGCGCGTCGTGAAGTCAGCAAAGCCCAAGCGGGTCATTTGCCCACCTTGGATGCTGTGGCCCAGTGGTCCAACAGCGGCAGTGAAAACATCACCCGCGTGAATTCTCGGTACGAAAATAAAACCATTGGCTTACAGCTGAACATTCCGTTGTACTCTGGCGGTTATGTGAACTCCACCATTCGCCAAGCCGTTGCCGAACAAACGCGTGCCGAAGAAACGCTGGAAGCCTTGCGCCGCGACTTGGGTGTACGCGTGCACAAGGAATACCGCGGTGTGACCGAAGGCATCTTGCGCGTGCGAGCACTCGAGCAAGCTGCGCGTTCGGCTGAGCAAATGATGAAATCCACCCAAATGTCCTTGAAGGCCGGCTCCCGGACCCAATTGGATGTGTTGAACGCGCAGCAGCAATACACCCTGGCTTTGCGTGATTTGGCGCAAGCTCGCATGGTGTTCTTGCTCTCTAAGGTGCGCTTGGCGTCCCTGGTGGGTGATGATGCTTTGACGTCGGTGGAGCAGGTGAACGCCAGCTTGGCGGGCAACTGA
- a CDS encoding HlyD family type I secretion periplasmic adaptor subunit: MAKPNLNPSLKSFVQDAQVVTSNDDGAPRASSDTRAVARTGLLVLAVGFGGFLLWAGFAPLDEGVPTQGMVTLDTKRKTVQHLSGGIVKEVLVQEGQQVKEGQPMLRLDGAVAKANYEAVRQRYLGYRAMQSRLFAEQAGRDVIDFHPDVKAAMNDPLIKQQVTTQQQLIQARRAALAADLQGIEESIQGLKEQLNSYQNILVQRRSQLALLTEELTNTRGMVKEGYAPRNRQLELERMVAESNAAIADLTGNSMRVSRQVAELTQRALARKQEYRKEIETQLADVTREVQSDAEKYVAVTADLDRMEIKAPASGQVVGLTVQTVGAVLQPGQKLLDVVPENQTLLLEAHIPPHLIDKVNTGLSADIRFNSFAHSPQLVVEGKVMSVSGDLLSDPQQPQFAYYLARVQVTPSGMKTLGSRQMQPGMPAEIVIKTGERSLLTYLLHPLTKRMAASLKEE, from the coding sequence ATGGCCAAACCAAACTTGAACCCATCTTTGAAATCATTTGTGCAAGATGCGCAAGTGGTGACTTCTAACGACGACGGCGCACCGCGCGCATCCTCCGACACACGTGCCGTGGCACGCACTGGCTTGCTGGTGTTGGCGGTGGGCTTTGGCGGCTTCTTGCTGTGGGCAGGCTTTGCACCCCTAGACGAAGGCGTGCCCACGCAAGGCATGGTGACCTTGGACACCAAGCGCAAAACGGTGCAGCATTTGTCGGGTGGCATTGTGAAAGAAGTGCTGGTGCAAGAAGGCCAACAAGTGAAAGAGGGCCAGCCCATGCTGCGCTTAGACGGTGCGGTGGCCAAGGCCAACTACGAAGCCGTGCGCCAACGTTACTTGGGCTACCGTGCCATGCAAAGCCGCTTGTTTGCAGAGCAAGCCGGCCGTGATGTGATTGATTTTCATCCGGACGTCAAAGCGGCCATGAACGATCCGCTGATCAAGCAACAAGTGACCACACAGCAGCAGTTGATTCAAGCGCGTCGTGCGGCATTGGCGGCCGATTTGCAGGGCATTGAAGAAAGCATTCAAGGCCTGAAAGAGCAGTTGAATTCTTATCAAAACATTTTGGTTCAGCGCCGCAGTCAGTTGGCTTTGCTGACTGAAGAACTCACCAACACCCGCGGCATGGTGAAAGAGGGCTACGCACCTCGCAATCGTCAGTTGGAACTGGAGCGCATGGTGGCCGAGTCCAATGCGGCCATTGCCGACCTGACCGGTAACAGCATGCGCGTGTCACGCCAAGTGGCTGAACTGACACAACGTGCCTTGGCCCGCAAACAAGAGTACCGTAAAGAAATTGAAACGCAGTTGGCCGATGTGACGCGTGAAGTTCAATCCGACGCAGAAAAATATGTGGCGGTCACCGCTGATTTGGACCGCATGGAAATCAAAGCACCCGCCAGTGGCCAAGTGGTGGGCCTGACTGTGCAAACCGTGGGCGCGGTGCTGCAGCCTGGCCAGAAACTGTTGGATGTGGTGCCAGAGAACCAAACCTTGCTTTTGGAAGCGCACATTCCGCCGCACTTGATTGACAAAGTGAACACCGGTTTGTCGGCCGACATTCGCTTCAATTCCTTCGCGCATTCACCCCAGTTGGTGGTGGAAGGCAAAGTGATGTCGGTGTCGGGTGACTTGCTGAGCGATCCGCAGCAGCCCCAGTTTGCGTATTACTTGGCCCGTGTACAAGTAACACCTTCTGGCATGAAAACCTTGGGCTCACGCCAGATGCAGCCCGGCATGCCTGCCGAGATTGTGATCAAAACAGGTGAGCGTTCCTTGTTGACTTACTTGCTGCACCCCCTGACCAAGCGCATGGCCGCTTCTTTGAAGGAAGAGTGA
- a CDS encoding type I secretion system permease/ATPase, translated as MKIPEMMNRDELSRTLWGFRYEFMVAGIFSMVANLLMLTPTIYMLQVYDRVMLSQSTGTLIAVSLITLFFFGVLTFAEWSRSKLLVSSGVRLDELLSKRLFHASYEAYLNPEVSNPSRSFNDLTEVRQFLTGNGIFAFFDAPWAPIYIGVLFMLHPWLGVMAIFFGLVQAVLAWWGSQATKPAQAEASKSQQDVGGYLQSKFRNAEVIESMGMVSHLYRRWSERNAKAMGSALNAQAVAGRVVAWSKFVRYTQQSLALGGGALLVIQGELSPGAMIAANVLTTRALAPIDLMVGTWTGFLSAKEAYVRLRDLLQAHPLRNKESMGVVPKGDVALKDVVASAPGRKEPILKGVSAIMPAGTVTVVLGASGSGKSTLARVLLGIWPHTGGEVLLDGQPILNWDRMELGPHIGYLPQDIELFDGTIAENIARAGQVVSEKVIAAAEASGLHQMILRFPKGYDTPMGEAGGLLSGGQRQRIGLARALYGEPALVVLDEPNANLDDEGENALVRAVQGLKAKGKTVVLISHRPGIVGVADRLLILHQGTVQASGPRDGVLAALQQQREAAQAAQTAQVAPPATPPAPSADGNPSSNS; from the coding sequence ATGAAGATTCCAGAAATGATGAACCGCGACGAGTTGTCGCGCACGCTGTGGGGCTTCCGCTATGAGTTCATGGTGGCGGGTATTTTCAGCATGGTGGCCAACCTGCTGATGCTCACACCCACCATTTACATGTTGCAGGTCTACGACCGTGTGATGTTGAGCCAAAGCACCGGCACTTTGATTGCCGTGTCTTTGATTACCCTGTTCTTCTTTGGCGTGCTCACCTTTGCAGAGTGGTCGCGTTCTAAGTTGCTGGTGAGCTCGGGCGTGCGTTTGGACGAGTTGCTCAGCAAGCGTTTGTTCCATGCCAGCTACGAAGCGTATTTGAATCCTGAAGTGAGCAATCCTTCACGCTCGTTCAACGACCTGACCGAAGTGCGTCAGTTCTTAACCGGCAACGGCATCTTTGCATTCTTTGATGCACCTTGGGCGCCCATCTACATTGGGGTGCTGTTCATGTTGCACCCTTGGTTGGGCGTGATGGCCATTTTCTTTGGCTTGGTGCAAGCGGTGTTGGCCTGGTGGGGTAGCCAAGCCACCAAGCCTGCGCAAGCAGAAGCCAGCAAATCGCAGCAAGACGTGGGCGGTTATTTGCAAAGCAAATTTCGCAACGCTGAAGTGATTGAATCGATGGGCATGGTGAGCCACTTGTACCGCCGCTGGTCCGAGCGCAATGCCAAAGCCATGGGCAGTGCTTTGAATGCCCAAGCCGTGGCCGGCCGTGTGGTGGCCTGGAGCAAGTTTGTGCGTTACACGCAGCAGTCGCTGGCTTTGGGCGGTGGTGCTTTGTTGGTGATTCAAGGTGAGTTGTCACCGGGCGCCATGATTGCCGCCAACGTGTTGACCACACGCGCTTTGGCACCAATCGATTTGATGGTGGGCACTTGGACAGGTTTCTTGAGTGCCAAAGAAGCTTATGTGCGCTTGCGTGATTTGCTTCAGGCGCATCCTTTGCGCAACAAAGAATCCATGGGTGTGGTGCCCAAAGGCGATGTGGCATTGAAGGATGTGGTGGCTTCTGCACCAGGTCGCAAAGAGCCGATTTTGAAAGGCGTGAGCGCCATCATGCCCGCAGGCACCGTGACGGTGGTGTTGGGTGCGTCGGGTTCTGGTAAATCCACTTTGGCGCGGGTGTTGTTGGGCATTTGGCCCCACACTGGTGGCGAGGTGTTGCTAGACGGTCAACCCATTTTGAATTGGGACCGCATGGAGTTGGGCCCCCACATTGGTTACTTGCCCCAAGACATTGAATTGTTTGACGGCACCATTGCAGAAAACATTGCGCGCGCTGGCCAAGTGGTTTCTGAAAAAGTAATTGCCGCCGCCGAAGCTTCTGGCTTGCATCAAATGATTTTGCGATTCCCCAAGGGCTACGACACGCCCATGGGTGAAGCGGGTGGTTTGCTGTCGGGTGGTCAGCGTCAACGCATTGGCTTGGCCCGTGCTTTGTATGGCGAGCCGGCCTTGGTGGTGTTGGACGAACCCAATGCCAACCTGGACGATGAAGGTGAAAACGCCCTGGTGCGTGCGGTGCAAGGTCTCAAAGCCAAAGGCAAAACCGTGGTGCTGATCAGTCACCGCCCAGGCATTGTGGGTGTGGCCGATCGCCTCCTGATCTTGCATCAAGGCACTGTGCAGGCCAGCGGCCCGCGCGATGGTGTGCTGGCGGCATTGCAACAACAACGTGAAGCAGCACAGGCTGCACAGACTGCGCAAGTTGCGCCGCCAGCAACGCCCCCTGCGCCTTCAGCAGATGGCAACCCTTCTTCTAATTCCTAA
- a CDS encoding type I secretion system permease/ATPase, whose product MKPQTPPSELALAFEPLKPVILKAIGFSTLISLLALAPTVYMLEVYDRVVNSRSGMTLAMLTVMIVLAYAVMELLEKVRGALMRAAGVQVDEALSKRVYDAMFQGFLKRQVGGSMQVLNDLKSVREFLASPALMAVLEAPVALVALALIFAISPVLGYAAIVGAIAQILVAWMNERATRKPLGEANRSAIGAQQFAEASLRNAHVMESMGMLEAVHGRWQKRQREFLAFQATASSGAGLWTAMSKAVQQVMSSLLLGLGAWLMLNNMLNGGASMMIIGSVLGGRVLAPLSQLVAQWNSVVNVRGAWGRLEALLAQVPPKPEAMPLPAPKGYLTVEGLMAGAPGQQVPIVRGVQFALSPGEVLAVVGPSASGKTTLARLLVGLWPAMGGKVRLDGADIHTWDKTELGPYLGYLPQGVELLDGTLAENIARFGEVDMVQVEAAARLVGLHELIMSLPEGYNSPVGRDGAMLSGGQRQRVGLARALYGKPVFVVLDEPNSSLDEAGDLALANAIAALKQLGTTFVVMTHRTSVLGVADKMLIMRDGAQQAFGPRDEVLAALQQKAKS is encoded by the coding sequence ATGAAGCCCCAAACACCCCCATCCGAACTGGCCTTGGCCTTTGAGCCACTGAAGCCAGTGATTTTGAAAGCCATTGGCTTTAGCACGCTGATCAGCTTGCTGGCGCTGGCGCCCACTGTCTATATGTTGGAAGTTTATGACCGCGTGGTGAACAGCCGCAGCGGCATGACCCTGGCCATGCTGACCGTGATGATTGTGTTGGCCTACGCCGTCATGGAACTTTTAGAAAAAGTGCGTGGTGCCTTGATGCGTGCTGCTGGCGTGCAAGTTGATGAAGCGCTTTCTAAGCGTGTCTACGACGCCATGTTTCAAGGCTTCTTGAAGCGCCAGGTGGGCGGCTCGATGCAAGTGCTGAACGATTTGAAGTCGGTGCGCGAGTTTTTGGCAAGTCCCGCATTGATGGCGGTGTTGGAAGCCCCCGTGGCCTTGGTGGCTTTGGCTTTGATTTTTGCCATCAGTCCTGTGTTGGGTTATGCCGCCATTGTGGGTGCCATCGCTCAAATTTTGGTGGCATGGATGAACGAGCGGGCCACACGCAAGCCTTTGGGTGAGGCCAATCGCAGTGCCATTGGTGCGCAGCAGTTTGCCGAAGCCTCGCTGCGCAATGCCCACGTGATGGAATCGATGGGCATGCTGGAAGCTGTGCATGGCAGATGGCAAAAGCGTCAGCGCGAGTTTTTGGCATTTCAGGCAACGGCTTCGTCTGGTGCTGGACTGTGGACGGCCATGTCCAAGGCAGTGCAACAAGTGATGTCTTCATTGCTGTTGGGCTTGGGTGCTTGGTTGATGCTCAACAACATGTTGAATGGTGGCGCTAGCATGATGATCATTGGCTCGGTGTTGGGCGGCCGTGTGCTGGCGCCATTGAGTCAATTGGTCGCGCAGTGGAACAGCGTGGTCAATGTGCGTGGTGCATGGGGTCGCTTGGAAGCCTTGTTGGCGCAAGTGCCACCCAAGCCCGAAGCCATGCCGCTGCCTGCACCCAAAGGATATTTAACGGTTGAAGGTTTGATGGCGGGTGCGCCAGGCCAGCAAGTGCCCATTGTGCGCGGCGTGCAGTTTGCCCTGAGTCCGGGTGAGGTGTTGGCCGTGGTCGGTCCATCAGCTTCTGGCAAAACCACCTTGGCGCGTTTGTTGGTGGGTTTGTGGCCAGCCATGGGCGGCAAGGTGCGCTTAGACGGCGCCGACATTCACACTTGGGACAAAACAGAGTTGGGTCCTTATTTGGGTTACTTGCCACAAGGCGTTGAATTGCTCGACGGCACTTTGGCGGAAAACATTGCGCGCTTTGGCGAAGTTGACATGGTGCAAGTAGAGGCTGCTGCGCGCTTGGTGGGCTTGCACGAACTCATCATGTCCTTGCCCGAGGGTTACAACAGCCCCGTGGGCCGCGATGGCGCCATGCTGTCGGGCGGTCAACGTCAGCGTGTGGGCTTGGCCCGTGCGCTGTATGGCAAGCCGGTGTTTGTGGTGCTGGACGAACCCAACTCCAGTTTGGACGAAGCCGGCGACTTGGCCTTGGCCAATGCCATTGCCGCATTGAAACAACTCGGTACCACCTTTGTGGTGATGACCCACCGCACCAGCGTGCTAGGAGTGGCAGACAAGATGCTGATCATGCGCGACGGCGCACAGCAAGCCTTTGGCCCCCGCGATGAAGTGCTGGCCGCGTTGCAACAGAAAGCTAAATCATGA